The sequence below is a genomic window from Shinella zoogloeoides.
GCGGCCTTGGCGATATCGGAGAGCGGCATTTGCCGGGCCGGCCCGTCGAAGGCGTGCAGGATGCGGAACATCTTCTCCGACGACCCCACGAACAACGAAGACTGCCTCGGATCGCCTCCATCAGACTTCGTCTCTTCCTGTGTCGCCGGGATATCGGCCTTGCGTGCCATGCTGGTCTTCCGTTCTCGTCGTCCTGTCGAACGCGCTGTTTCGGATATGGCTGTAAACCCAGCCATATCCGTTGTCCACCGGCGCGGAAAACCTGTCAGGTGGCCTTTTCGAGGCGTTCGAGCAGGCGCCCGTATTCGTCGCGCAGGGCGTTTCGAAGTTCGTCCTTCGGCTGGCGCAGCGGCATCAGCATGCGCGGTGCGTCGATGCCGATCATGTCCATCACCGATTTCATCGGACCCGGATTGGTTTCGGCGAAGGCGAGGTTCATCAATGGGATGAGCTCACGGTGCAGCGCCAGCGCTTCCTGCGTCCTGCCGGAGGAGGCGAGATCGAACAAGCGTCGCCAGGTGCGGGGCAGGAGGTTGGCCGTCACCACGATGCCGCCCTTTGCGCCGGCCGTGACATGCAGCGGAAACAGCGAATCCTCGCCGCTCAGCACCGTGAAGGATGGATCGACGCCGGCGACGACGCGCAGGTAATGATACATGTCCGTGTTGCAGGCCTTCATGCCGATGATGCGCTCGTGACGCGACAATTCGTGCAGCACTTCCGGATCCACGGCGATGCGGGTGCGGTAGGGGATCTCGTAGATGAGGATCGGCAGCGGCGAGTTGTCGGCATAGCGCAGGAAATAGTCGCGGATGCCGGCCTGCGTCGGGTTGGTGTAATAGGGCGTGATGACGAGGAGGGCATCCGCGCCGGCGCTGGCGAAATCCTTGCCGGCGTCGAGCGCATCGTGGAAGCCGGTGTCGAGCACGCCGGGGATGACCGGGCCGGCGCC
It includes:
- the dapA gene encoding 4-hydroxy-tetrahydrodipicolinate synthase, whose protein sequence is MLDSTGLHGILPAIVTPVQADDTIDVKATDALFTWLKQQGIDGVVPLGGTGEYGAVSRHERNRFVEMSAKAMAGAGPVIPGVLDTGFHDALDAGKDFASAGADALLVITPYYTNPTQAGIRDYFLRYADNSPLPILIYEIPYRTRIAVDPEVLHELSRHERIIGMKACNTDMYHYLRVVAGVDPSFTVLSGEDSLFPLHVTAGAKGGIVVTANLLPRTWRRLFDLASSGRTQEALALHRELIPLMNLAFAETNPGPMKSVMDMIGIDAPRMLMPLRQPKDELRNALRDEYGRLLERLEKAT